aacaggaagccaatgaaaaaaagctaaagttaGCTAAATCTAACAAAACAAATCGCTGAGCAGGCAGCAGTGGTTGTTGGCACGCGAGTTGGACTGAAGGTGAGTCGCGCACGGAAGGGTATAGGTGGGGATGGATATTTATCGTTTTTAATTGCGAGATAACAAATTAATACCatggcaatatttttttttgacggTATATCACACTGGATAACATATCGCCCATCCAATAATCCGACCTTTGGACCGTCTGTAGCGCCACAGTAAGAGCAAGAAAATAATGAGAACAACTCCAATAATTGGGCCAAGGATCAATATCGCAGTAAATAAAGAGCTGACAGGATTAAGGTAAGTGGTTTCACTGAATGAAATGCATCAGATGTTTTCATCCTCACCTCTAACAGCCATCCAGCTCTGTGGTGACTCCTTTCCTGAATGTTGACACTTGTAGAAACCTTCGTCTGACTTTGACACTGCAGAGATCTTCAGCTCCTCTGTGTTGTCATTGTGGAGCAGTTTGTCATTGTGATAGAAAAACACCTTGGAgagcagcttttgttgtttatctctgcagctcagaATAACAGGATCTCCCTCAGGCACAGGATGGACGGGGCTCACCAGGATAAGACCATCATTATCTGTAAAACAGTCAGAATACCGGACATTCGCTCagtatttctgaaaatgtttctacaCCAATCCAGTAGATTTTGtgaattctggtggctcgcactcaAGCGATCTGTAGTAggagcactgctgtttttaaggacatggaggctcATCCTCTAAGGCCCATTCttagtcagatgcaaatcagtggCCCAGCCATCATTGTCCTGGGTCTTTAGGGGctctgtcatgttttgctgctttaattTACTTCATACTGAGCTCAGGTGGATCTAAAAGATTTCTCCAGAAAACCTGCTGTATTTTCATCCTAATTTactaaaaataagcattttatctacattGGAATCCTTTGCCATTTTATATAAACAGATCATTTCCGATGAAAAGTTcatcaaacaaaatacaaacaaatatgaGACTCCAGTTCAGAAAAAGATAAGTCTTGAGagatgaagtattttttttttttcggtggATTGTTAACATGATTTTATGAGTTTGCAACAATGTTCTTATTTTCCTCTCCTCATGACTAAATTTAAACTATATTTTAGGTTATCAGCTCTACAAACAGAGGATATGTTATTGTTTCTAGCATCTAGTTTATGAAACATGTGAAGTCAGATATTTGCAAAATAGAAAAGTCAAAGAAGGAAGCTGAGCtgcttgtttttaaaggaagaaAAGACTTTTAACATCTTCCAGCTGCAGATATTAACcactttattttaattgattacatttttaggTTTAACCCGAAGAGCAAGAACAAACTGGATAGCAATTTTGTTTACTGTAAATATAGATACTCTAAATTATAAGTTATGGTTAAAACACAGGAAAAGGTGAAAGGAAATATCCTAAATCATAACCTACTCTGTACAGTGATGTTGACTGCGTTGCTGAAATCTCCTGATCCAGATTCACACCAGTACACTCCACTGTGATGCTGCAGTAAGTTGATGGTACATGAGGATCCAGTCATTGTCCTCCAGGAGCACTGACTGGATGATGGTCTGACTGGTTCTGGAAAGCTCTTCACTCTCCACTGAGTTTTGTTCCCAGTACAGTtcagagtgacagactgatgGAGAAAATGTTGAACTCTGTCAGGACTCAGTAAGAGGGAAGCTGCTGAAAGAGAgtctgaaaaacaacaaattagattattatattttaataaactaaTTTATAGCATGTATCTAAACAGTATGggttgaaaaagctgaaaaaatttaattgagctGTAGTATAATGTGATTCTAAAAAGAAACTGTAAACGATAAGAGATTTACAGACAAAGTAGCATATTGTAGTGATGATAAAACTAAAGATataaaagaccaaaaataaaatgaacaataaatcCACATTTAATTCAAGTTGTTATTAACcgttttaaaagtaacaaaagtCCACTAAGTCAAAGTTACCAAGCATTGAGGACTGACAGCAGATTACCACTGGATGGCCTTAATGATCCAGGTTGAACAAACCAGGTAATTAGTCAGGTATTGGGGGGGAAACGAAGACTTAAAGGTGCCATTACATCAATATAAAACCCATTTCATGTAGTCGATATTGCTGCATGTAAATTATACaaataatttcataaaaatgtaacgtgagcttgttgttttgtcaggccaaatgttcATCCTTAGTAAAAAGGGTTGGATACGTTGATATGCTGCTCTACCCAGAGAGATAGAACTGAGAGTGACGACACTCTGAGTCATGCAGCTGCAGGTAGTTCCAgccagggtccgaaattaacactcacTAGACAGCAAACGTGAGTAAATTTTCCATTTGGAAAAGGCTGATTCAcaaagcaggattttaaaatagttggccgattttcaaagcctaAGAGACACTACATAGAACAATAAAAATcctagataaaacaggtttgctcatacagtgtgtggtgtccggtcagacaacaagctcaacacaccacacatgaaCAGATTTCAAATAAGATCATTCAAACGTCAGACAGAAAATCTTGCAAATCCGCTCAAGATCAAAATGGAgatcagagtaaataaacatggacaacCAGGAAGAATGATAAGCATTAGTTTGTtgactaattttaacagagaaaaaacataataaaaaatgttggttaaagaAGCGGAGACAATGCAACCGGGGGCTCTACACTTACTGCACTATGAAATATTGacaataatacaattaataGGAGGGGTCGGGCTAAAAAACTgtcgtgtgaaccagccttcaGTTGATCAGATTGCAAAATCTTTTGGTATTGTGAAGTTTTAGCTGACTGCTCCATACTGAAATAGGTCATGTAGCCAGTTTTAGTAAATTCAACATGTTAATCAGCTGGTTGTTGATAAACTACAGCTAGCTAGCTGTATGCAGGGTGGGTTTAAATGGATGTATTTCAGTTTGTCTggttaagctttttaaaatgtttgcagttTGATAATATCAACGTTTATAActttctaatgtttttgtgaTGTCTGAGCATAAAATGAATTCCATTCAGACTGAATGTGGCTGACTTCAATGAAATGCTGAAGCATGTTACACGGGATCACCAAGGTAACAAGATGCCATTTGCTGTCCTCCAAAATAAGAGCTGAAACAAGATGTTTGAACAACGCTTTAATACCATAACCTTCACAAAgttggggtccgttcttcgtacgttgcctagaacatctgagatcaaatgacacatccaagatgatttcatccggctaatcctgatccggctaattgggttcttccaacacacctgttgtttacgattagtatcgattgagttatctgagataactgcgcgttcatgcgtttgtttaaaaggggaaatgtatcgatagtagaaacattgatcagcagcgctgctattggctgttcagcatgaacaaaaaacgcccacagtttttctcccaagcagaacaagagcttttaatggaaggttatgccgaatttgagtcattaattaaaacacctcaaaatctgttaaagccaggagagagggctggcaaaaagtagcagacaaattaatgcgtaaatactgtccatggtagatgtttctatcactttctacagtatgaatttttgcattttaataatctcatatttactttgttcttttatatcagagcctccacaggacccactagaacatggtgacaagtaaaagtgaaatacaaaaatattctacaaaatggtagccttgaattattacactttattttaaaaaggcacttgttatgtcaagagatccaaatttcagtgtcattccttagatacGGGAAGTAAagacgcgtgcaaactgggaattttaacaaaaaaatctttatccataaaaaattaaaatcttccttttccaagtcatccacagtttacacggtaaaactgtattgctccgtggctagataatccatccatagttttttttttatatacggctcgacaggaagcaagcctttcaaagtaaactaaacttcacaataagatggcctgaacaaatcttacagaatatgataaaaataaaaagcaaaccatcatacaaataacttaaatattttagatttatggctctaacaccactttttcctctttaaaagccaatgttaaatgatgtgtttgtctgtttataacagccaccaagaaaaatctctccacaatagacccttttcacagtgacgtcatgcaacttccgttctgcggtgaagcagggtatctttacttccgctttctccgcgagcagtgtttttacatagggaattCACACAGTTCCTCACCAACATGAAATCAGAAAAGCACAGGTGAATAAAGAAGTTTTAATGGCAGTGTTCTTGGATATTGAGAAGGCATATGACATGTTATGGAAGGAAGgtttattgattaaaattagaCAAATAGGGTTAAGAGGTAAAATTTATAATTGGATTAAAGATTTTTTAACTGATAGAAGTATAAGAGTTAAAATAGGAAATGAGGTAAGTTCAAAATATTTAACTGAAAATGGCACTCCTCAAGGTAGTATTATAAGTCCAATGTTATTTataataatgattaatgatatttttagtAAAATCGAAGGTAAGTGTGGAATGACTTTATATGCGGATGATGGTCTTATTTGGAAACGGGGAagaaatataaaatttataaattataaaatgcAAGAAGCGTTAGGTAAAGTAGAAGATTGGGCACTAGAGTGGGGATTTCGAATTTCTAGTTCAAAATCTAAATTTGTTAACTTCACTAAGAGGAAGGTAGGTGctaatataaaattaaaaatgtatgataAGGAAGTAGAAAGGGTAGATCAATTCAAATATTTAGGTTTATGGTTCGATAAAACGCTTACATGGAAAATACATATTAGTAAAATAATAgagagaagtaaaaaaatattaaatatcatgaggtgtttaagaggcaaagaaTGGGGAGCAGGtaggaaaactttgaaaatattatatattggACTTATTAGATCGGTTATAGATTATGGATGTGTGGTATATAATTCTGCCTCAAGTAacttattaaaagaaatagatAAAATACAGTATCAAGCGTTAAGAATTTGCTGTGGGGCAATGAAGACGACACCAGTGTCAGCACTACAGGTAGAAATGGGGGAAATGCCATTGGAGTTAAGAAGGAAACAATTAGGAGTAGGGTTTTGGGCAAAAGTAAAAGGGCATAAAAAAAGTAATcctataaataatatattacaACCATGCCAAGAAACTGTTAAGAATGTAAAAGTAaatagttttggatggataataaataaagaaataaaggaaataggattaaatcaatgtttaattAGCCCGGTCGTGGATTTTTCATGTAATCCGCCTTGGATACAAAAAGAGATGAAAGTTGATTTAACATTGTTGGAAGAAGGAAGACAAATGGTAGAAGGAGAGGTGGAAAGATACATAAGAAGGGTATATGGAGAAtacttacaaatatatacagatgcatcaaaaatggTAAATGATAGAGTAGGGATAGCATTTATAATTCCAGATTTAAacattatggaaaataaaagattaatggATAGTTTGAATGTATACACAGGAGAGTTACTGGCTATTTCAATGGCGTTAAAATGGAGTGAAGAATTAAGAGAAAAGAAAGTGTTAATTTGTTCTGATTCAAGTAGTGCATTAATAAGTATTATGGAACAAGAGTCGGAAGCAAGACAAGACATTCTGATAGATATAAATAATTCAATAtgtaaaatgggaaaaaatggATCTACTGTTAAATTTATTTGGATTCCGGCTCATACCGGAATAGTTGGAAATGAATTAGCAGATACATTTGCAAAGAGTGCGAGTAAGAGAAATGAAGTTGAACTGGAAGGTAAGTATAGTAAAAATGAGATAAGGAGTATaagtaaaatatattacaaaaagAAGTGGCAGGAAAAATGGGAGGGTGAAAAGAAGGCAAGgttttattataatatttaaaaaaaagtggggGAGTGTAGAAAAGAAAATAGGAATAAACAAGAGGAAGATATTATATCTAGATTAAGATTTGGGCATGTAGGGTTAAATAgtactttgaaaataattaataaacataGTGAGGTGGGTTTTGTAATTTTGTGGAAAGTTGGAAACagttatacatatttttatggaatgtaataaatataatcTAGAAAGAGAGGAATTAGTAGAAGAGTTAAATaggaataaagttaaattaaatattagagATCTGCTACAAAAATCTTCTGGAGATGTGGTTTTTAAATCCGTGTTTAGATTTCTTAGGAAAACAGGTCTAATAGGGAGATTATAGGGATTAGACATCTGGTTCATACTCCAGTccagaaggtggcggtaatgcacctgaaagttgtttgccaaccgccataaaacaaaaagaagaagaagaagaagaagaagaagtctctcaccaatctacccaaatttcgtttgggagacgtgcacagactggcacaaaagcttccggccacaccagcctccaaactccacaaagatgacaagttctttgtggaacagtacattttcgattatgaaggtaagagctttgtcttcttagctctgttgttagcatagatgctaggataatggtagctatgctaccaacaggacttttgtcatttattagttttctatttctccattatattgctacgctagctttattgctatatcagctattctgtttcacagcttttagccaatgagtcacaccagggatatagttgatgtataatgttgagccttttcatactttgtttttgaacagtgtcaatgctgttggccacttggtcacagctatatgaataaaaatgaggagcctcattccctcccgtttttttttttttttttgtgtagtattttactgaggtTGCAGACTTTTGCAGTATCCCTCaaaattcctctgtgggttcagtgtgtttctcagtctcgtcagtagatctggagcctcaattaataaaataattctgcccattcctgttaaaactgtgatagtttaggacatcatagactgagaaagacgctgtcaataatgttgaatgcacactgcatgcacactaataatcagttcactatagtatttatggattatgctgctgtcggggcaaaccccttgtgtcctatactgttatttttcaggaactgaccaaaaaaacatggatttaaaaaaacttcagacatcacacttcatatattttagttatttattacatagatacttcatagcagctctgtccattttaccttttacctgtcctgtttatcctgctgccttgcttcggttcccctctgccttacagaagagcctgctgccgagctctggtgggttctcccctgaactgtcaattctctgccgaggtgtggaccctgctgcctgttcctggttccaagaagtctctctccgggccgtcagctcctgccaacaccatcaccctgttcccgtgcagatctacctcgctggttacatcaccctccatcccatcaaaccttcaataaagactttcattttaagtcccttgtgtgtggttctgggttcatccatggacaaattagatttagacaactttatttgtcattatgtatgcacagagtgcgtacagaacgaaattccgtttgcatacagcttgagaattacagtaaattacagcagtgatttaacagtaaacaattgaaatgtaaacaatgcaggagaaagagacagtgtgcgatcacagtgtacaggtgagtatttttaaaaaccatttgcatgtgcagaaattaattaattttctcagattaatttcctttcattaacaaattgattttgacagctctaataaaattttacgtggtgagccactgaaattatcttgggaatagctaaattaacttataactcaattatctttaagaaagaaagatggagtttaatttgttaaagaccacttgcagaaacataggtctcctcggaagagaagtgctgactgcaggcgtaagtgctgccacgaaggattttaaaatttggcccctcgtctcttcttattgccgtcacccaacgggctccagtctcagcatcagcTGGGAAGTCGTGAAAGctgagatatggaaagttttttgttgttgttcgaacactgtgggacactgcagtagcggtttctctgtgattgtgccatgcttggtggatatgatgctgctgagagatggacacaaggggagaaaaaaatagattaactataatactttttaaaacctttatttaaccagataaactcccattgagattaagatctcttttttaaaggttgatctgactaagaggtcagcagcacatgtcattactaatacagtataataaaaacaatttcaggcttctacttaaaatatacagtattttgcacaaaaactaaaaaaaagtgcattaatataagtgcaaataatattatgaagaaaattcattataatacacagaaaattcagaaacagaagtactgtccaatagacccacggtaattttttttaggaatgaacaaaaaaattcaaatggaataagatctttttaattcagtgactgcaattatatataacacctcaccataatcaagtaaagggaacaatgtagcagataaatgtctcttttttcactcagtgaacaagatttatttctataatagcaaagctacagtaatcattttataacatctacatcagattaatgacaggtaaagtaagctaacaagctgctgcaagttagctttgatcttcatgttactgtcctaatcaaagcatctttataacagcaatgatcgctaccaatactaaggaaaataaagatagtcaataagacacgtttaatattgtgctctcagtcttacctaatgaaatcacgctgattactgataggtaaaagtttggtaaggtaagctaacaagctgctgcatgttagcgttgatcttcatgttactgtcccgatcaaagcatctatataacagcaatgattgctaccaatactaaggaaaataaagatagtcaatgcgacacattgtggtctcagtcttaccttatgaaatcgcgctgattatcagtgaaacacctcttcacctcccgaattttctatgtaaaagcatgtagccggaagtaaagataccctgctccgcttcaaaacggaagttgagtgacgtcatgtgaaaagggtctgtCGTGCTGCGCTACAGGATCccgtctattgcgcaatacgcgattcattcgaaaagctctgcaaattattcttgcaccttccgcaacaggttgccgtcgtaaaaatggacatggcgacggcagacttccctttctcctccgcttatacagccgtgatctaatcctgtttacattaaataagcctgctcgcgagcaggtttaagctggcgcacatgttgctatgacaacaagtgcaggaagtctttcgaagaaccactatccaagatcatgccaaatcgtcaacaatgacatcctgctaactgagttagcgacgtacgaagaacggacgcTTGGTATTAACTGCAGGACAGGAAAtccatttgttttatattactttatttGAGAGCTCGCTGAAGGAAGCAGCGGTTCTTGTTTGGAAAAGCTTCTCAGTTTTCTGGGCCAGACTGAAGGCATGTGATGGTTCAACATTTTTCCAGCCTTTTGTTTGGTATTAATGGTAGTTAGATATATATTGTTGCAGCCCACTCTAAAAGCCACCACATAGCTAGATTTGGACTGCCCATGTCAGTGGTGATGTTTACCACAAAACGTCCTGTGGAAGCTGCTCTCTCAATCATTTCTGTATGATTGGTTTGTAATTTGCCCAATTAATGGAATTACCACTGAAGTAAGCCACCACTTGCTTCCATCCTGTTGTGCTTCCATCCAACATAAAGACACATGCGTGTTGCTGCTCTCCGCTGTGCCCAGGCAATGTCAAATCCAAAAATCTTTCCCATTCCTGGGTGCAGCTCCACACTTGGTGTGATTGCCATTTCATCCAGAGTAAATACACCTGGTTCCAGCTTAATGTGTTGCAGTCTTCTTTGCTGTGTCTGTTGTCATGGAGAGGAAGAGTCCTGtcttgaaaaagcaaaaaaaaaaaaaaaaaaaaaaaaaatttctgagGGTTTTATGTGTGTTTGCTCCATCTAATTCCTCTATTATTTTTTATaccagtggcctttatttgataAAGATGACCCAATATATTTTCCATAGTCAAAACTTTCTTTGGTGGGACTGACTTACTTTTTGTGTTCAGTTCTCCTTCTGTCctttttaatgtgatgtttttggCTTTCTAATTCCTCTGTCGgttctttttttacatcaggTTTTAACtggaaactgttttatttaaattaacattttaacaaattactatccatccatccattttctaacacgtctataacacgtcgcgaggggtgctggtgtctatctctagctgtcactgggcgagaggcgaggttcaccctggacaggtcaccagtctatcgcagggcaacacacagacaaacaggacaaacagccattctctcacacactctcacacctaaggaaaatttagagagaccaaaaTTAAAACTACGAAATATACAACAAATATATCTTCCACAGAAAATAATGGGTTACAACTATAATATAAAGTCCTGAATAAAATTATATTCATGCTTTGATGAAGGATGTAAAACTGAAGGTAAGCTGGAAGAGGACGAGGTCTATCTTACCCACGTTAGCATGCAGAGAACAACTGAAAGAGCTTTAGATCTGGTAATATTActcctgtttggtttgttttccaTGCAAAATTTTATTATAAACCCCTGTAGACATTTTATATTGATCAGTGTATTacataatcagaatcagaatcaagtttaatcgccaagtaggtttgcacttacaaggaatttgacttggtgttgatggtgcagataaaaaattaaaatacagtaaaataaaaaggatatatatacagaagctgtatacactcagtaaactgtgcgttaatgtaacgcagaagcttgtaagtcctgaacgggggagagagacagtgtccagagtcacaggtggctcttggccttgttcataaggccagaaaaaactgtttttgtggcgtgaggttctggtcctgatggacctcctgccagagggaagtgactgaaatagtccatgactggggtgcgagggatcagccacaatcctCCCTGCaagcctcagagtcctggaggcatacaggtcctggagagatggaagattgcagccaatcaccttctctgcagaccggatgacacgctgcagtctgctcttgtccttagcggtgccaccagcgtaccagatggtgatggagaaggtgaggatggactcaatgatggaggagtagaactgcaccatcattgtccttggcaggttgaatttcttcagctgccgcaggaagtacatcctctgctgggctttcttggtgagggagttgatgttcagctcccactttaggtcctggaaGATGATATTTCCCAGGAAGCGGacagactccacagtgtcaaaggtggagtcacagagggtgatgggggtagctggggctgagttcttcctgaagtccacaaccatctccactgtttgtacggcgttgagctccaggttgttcttaaataaacatctatttttatcaaatatgtTCTGTAGCCCCAATGTAACAAAAGATGATAAAATGCAGTCTGAAGTACTCAGAGCACATTGCTGGTCAATAATTTCACGGGGGAAAGACAATTTAGcagttttttgttgtctgttctGCCAACAGCCGCTCAGACTGACTGACAGCGCTGAGATGTTTGGAACCTTTGAGAACTACATGAACCACGTCTCCTTATATGGTGCTGGCTCTAccaagttgacttcactctgattggctacaaccatatatGTGGAAAGTCTGTCAAACCCCCAACACCCtgcccaacacacacacacacacacaccactttcTTCTTCCACTCAC
The DNA window shown above is from Fundulus heteroclitus isolate FHET01 chromosome 14, MU-UCD_Fhet_4.1, whole genome shotgun sequence and carries:
- the LOC118565669 gene encoding low affinity immunoglobulin gamma Fc region receptor II-like isoform X2; this translates as MTGSSCTINLLQHHSGVYWCESGSGDFSNAVNITVQNNDGLILVSPVHPVPEGDPVILSCRDKQQKLLSKVFFYHNDKLLHNDNTEELKISAVSKSDEGFYKCQHSGKESPQSWMAVRVSLSSPVSSSLPLLFIVRSIIGILVIILLTFLLCYRWSKDSCCIRNDAAIQPESPEYNSLLLGRPRDPDEQADYCEGKTEAGTWSAAATDEPDYTEIESGGALE
- the LOC118565669 gene encoding low affinity immunoglobulin gamma Fc region receptor II-like isoform X3, yielding MTGSSCTINLLQHHSGVYWCESGSGDFSNAVNITVQNNDGLILVSPVHPVPEGDPVILSCRDKQQKLLSKVFFYHNDKLLHNDNTEELKISAVSKSDEGFYKCQHSGKESPQSWMAVRVSLSSPVSSSLPLLFIVRSIIGILVIILLTFLLCYRWSKDSCCIRNDAAIQPESPEYNSLLLGTWSAAATDEPDYTEIESGGALE
- the LOC118565669 gene encoding low affinity immunoglobulin gamma Fc region receptor II-like isoform X1 is translated as MTGSSCTINLLQHHSGVYWCESGSGDFSNAVNITVQNNDGLILVSPVHPVPEGDPVILSCRDKQQKLLSKVFFYHNDKLLHNDNTEELKISAVSKSDEGFYKCQHSGKESPQSWMAVRVSLSSPVSSSLPLLFIVRSIIGILVIILLTFLLCYRWSKDSCCIRNDAAIQPESPEYNSLLLGRPRDPDEQADYCEGKTEAAGTWSAAATDEPDYTEIESGGALE